A single genomic interval of Aegicerativicinus sediminis harbors:
- a CDS encoding transporter translates to MKRLCTHLPLLILLFSSVGIHAQYTDVINSNRPGVSRSAFAVGVNVLQFEAGPYFVKEKHTPLKYEVSGFGVDFAARFGLFFEQLELNLEGTYQNDKLTNYRSTSGLVTEDKRANFKNLSIGAKYLIYDPYKNAEDKPNLYSYHANRRFQWKSLIPAVSIYAGATYDTTDNPYVAPGIEGISPKVMIATQNNFNGGWVFVLNLIKDRIGTDDSDFQYILTLTHSFDPQWVIFAEAHGISSDFYSDNLFRLGGAYLWTPNFQLDTAVTFNAKDTPSVLSVNLGASYRFDFHEDKIDTYQEGDAAKESRRNKSRKRRDGIQSDNIDDIIR, encoded by the coding sequence ATGAAACGCCTTTGTACCCATCTACCATTACTCATTTTGTTATTTTCTTCCGTTGGAATTCATGCGCAATATACAGATGTGATTAACTCAAATAGACCCGGAGTTTCTCGCAGTGCGTTCGCTGTTGGAGTTAATGTTCTTCAATTTGAAGCTGGCCCTTATTTCGTTAAAGAAAAACATACGCCCTTAAAATATGAAGTATCAGGCTTCGGGGTTGATTTTGCCGCCAGATTTGGTTTGTTTTTTGAACAATTAGAACTTAACCTTGAAGGTACATACCAAAATGATAAACTAACCAATTACCGTTCAACCTCTGGCCTGGTTACAGAAGATAAACGTGCTAATTTCAAAAATTTGTCCATCGGTGCTAAATATCTAATTTATGATCCCTATAAAAACGCAGAGGACAAACCTAACCTTTATAGTTATCACGCTAACCGAAGATTTCAATGGAAATCATTAATTCCTGCTGTTTCTATTTATGCAGGGGCTACTTATGACACCACTGATAATCCATATGTGGCGCCAGGTATTGAAGGAATCAGTCCAAAGGTTATGATAGCAACTCAAAACAATTTTAATGGAGGCTGGGTTTTTGTATTAAATCTAATAAAGGATAGAATCGGAACCGATGATTCAGATTTTCAATATATTTTAACGCTTACCCATTCTTTCGATCCACAGTGGGTTATTTTTGCGGAAGCACATGGTATATCCAGTGATTTTTATTCTGATAATTTATTTCGATTAGGAGGGGCATATTTATGGACTCCTAATTTTCAGTTAGATACAGCTGTAACATTTAATGCTAAAGACACTCCTTCTGTTTTAAGTGTAAATTTAGGGGCATCATATAGGTTTGACTTTCATGAAGATAAAATTGATACATACCAGGAAGGTGATGCTGCAAAAGAATCCAGAAGGAACAAATCCAGAAAAAGAAGAGACGGTATTCAATCCGATAATATTGACGATATAATTAGGTAG
- a CDS encoding GTP cyclohydrolase: MLTLEEVKSQAQLKAFVKFPFSLYDDSSPWVPPIISQEMKGFDTKENPVFEYAEANLFVAKRDGKIVGRIAAIINWLEVKKMGLKKMRFGWFDFIDDKEVSKILLDKVAEIGRSNDLEFMEGPVGFSNLDKVGVVTEGFEVIGSMITWYNHPYYKSHYEAYDMEIEKGYYEAQFPFTAVDPTPFRRMQGIIRKRYNLKPVNFTTTKEIMPYVDEMFDLFNTTYARLSSFVEITDRQKAYFKKKFIPFVNPEYIKFVLDKDDKMIGFAIVLPSFAKALKKAKGKLFPFGFFHLLKAKKNSDAVAFYLIGILPEYQNKGVTAIIFNEFYNVFINSPVKTFYRTPELDENTAIHQLWKNFDPVITRRRKTYKKLL, encoded by the coding sequence ATGCTAACTTTAGAAGAAGTAAAATCTCAAGCCCAATTAAAGGCATTCGTAAAATTTCCATTTTCATTATATGATGACTCCAGCCCTTGGGTACCTCCAATTATAAGTCAAGAAATGAAGGGTTTTGACACTAAAGAAAACCCAGTTTTTGAATATGCGGAAGCAAATCTTTTTGTCGCAAAAAGAGATGGTAAAATTGTTGGTCGAATTGCGGCTATTATTAATTGGCTGGAAGTAAAAAAAATGGGATTAAAGAAAATGAGGTTTGGCTGGTTTGACTTCATTGACGATAAAGAGGTTTCAAAAATATTATTAGATAAGGTAGCTGAAATAGGAAGGTCTAATGACCTAGAATTTATGGAAGGCCCTGTAGGTTTTTCTAATTTAGATAAAGTTGGGGTTGTAACAGAGGGGTTTGAGGTAATTGGCAGTATGATCACCTGGTATAACCATCCTTACTACAAATCCCATTATGAAGCCTATGATATGGAAATAGAAAAAGGTTATTATGAAGCCCAGTTTCCATTCACTGCAGTAGATCCAACTCCTTTCCGCAGAATGCAAGGAATAATAAGAAAGCGGTATAATTTGAAGCCTGTAAATTTCACTACAACAAAGGAAATAATGCCTTATGTGGATGAAATGTTCGATTTGTTTAATACAACCTATGCTAGGCTTTCATCTTTCGTTGAAATAACTGATCGACAAAAGGCTTATTTCAAGAAAAAATTTATCCCGTTTGTAAATCCCGAGTATATAAAATTCGTTTTAGATAAGGATGATAAAATGATTGGCTTTGCAATAGTTCTTCCATCATTTGCAAAGGCTTTAAAAAAAGCAAAAGGGAAACTGTTCCCATTTGGGTTCTTTCATCTTTTAAAAGCCAAAAAAAATAGTGATGCAGTAGCATTCTATCTCATAGGCATTTTACCAGAATATCAAAATAAGGGAGTGACTGCTATAATCTTTAATGAGTTTTATAATGTATTTATCAATTCTCCCGTTAAGACATTTTATCGCACCCCAGAATTAGATGAGAACACTGCAATCCATCAATTATGGAAAAATTTCGATCCTGTAATTACTAGAAGGAGAAAAACTTATAAAAAACTTTTATAG
- a CDS encoding aminotransferase class I/II-fold pyridoxal phosphate-dependent enzyme translates to MKDLFDKIYRDKGPLGKWASQAEGYFVFPKLEGEIANRMKFQGKDVITWSINDYLGLANHPEVRKTDAEAAKKYGSAYPMGARMMSGHTDLHEKLQKELAAFVNKEAAYLLNFGYQGMVSTIDALVSKDDIIVYDVDAHACIIDGVRLHMGKRFTYKHNDVESLEKNLERATKMAEQTGGGILVISEGVFGMRGEQGRLKEIAALKKKFNFRFLVDDAHGFGTLGKTGAGAGEEQGVQDEIDVYFATFAKSMASTGAFIAADQEIIDYLKYNLRSQMFAKSLQMQLVEGALKRLDMLKTMPELKNKLWENVNALQSGLRDRGFDLGTTQSCVTPVYLKGSIPEAMALVKDLRENHGIFCSIVVYPVIPKGLILLRLIPTATHTLEDIDATLQAFEAIRERLENGTYKRLSAAVAAAMGQ, encoded by the coding sequence ATGAAAGATTTATTTGACAAGATTTATCGAGATAAAGGACCGCTAGGGAAGTGGGCGTCACAGGCTGAAGGATATTTCGTTTTTCCTAAATTGGAAGGTGAGATTGCCAACCGAATGAAATTTCAAGGAAAAGACGTAATTACTTGGAGTATAAATGATTACCTTGGATTGGCAAATCATCCAGAGGTCCGAAAAACAGATGCCGAGGCAGCAAAAAAGTACGGATCAGCTTATCCAATGGGTGCTAGAATGATGTCTGGACATACAGACCTTCATGAAAAACTTCAAAAAGAACTGGCAGCATTTGTGAATAAGGAAGCCGCTTACCTTCTTAATTTCGGTTACCAAGGGATGGTTTCAACCATAGATGCTCTTGTTTCAAAGGATGATATAATTGTTTATGATGTTGATGCACATGCTTGTATTATAGATGGTGTTAGACTTCATATGGGTAAACGGTTTACCTATAAGCATAATGATGTTGAAAGTTTAGAAAAGAATCTAGAGCGTGCTACTAAAATGGCCGAACAGACTGGTGGTGGTATTTTGGTTATTTCTGAAGGTGTTTTTGGAATGCGTGGTGAACAAGGTAGACTAAAGGAAATAGCAGCGCTTAAGAAAAAATTTAATTTTAGGTTTTTGGTTGATGATGCGCACGGTTTTGGAACTTTAGGGAAAACTGGCGCGGGAGCTGGTGAAGAACAAGGTGTTCAAGACGAGATAGACGTATATTTTGCAACTTTCGCAAAATCTATGGCTAGTACGGGTGCATTTATTGCTGCAGACCAAGAAATAATTGATTATTTAAAATATAATTTACGTTCCCAAATGTTTGCAAAATCCCTTCAAATGCAGTTGGTGGAAGGGGCCTTAAAACGTTTAGACATGTTAAAAACCATGCCTGAACTTAAAAACAAATTGTGGGAAAATGTTAATGCGCTTCAATCCGGTTTAAGGGATCGAGGTTTCGACTTGGGAACAACCCAGAGCTGTGTAACACCGGTATATTTAAAAGGTAGTATTCCTGAAGCAATGGCTTTGGTTAAGGATTTAAGGGAAAACCATGGAATTTTCTGTTCCATCGTTGTATATCCAGTAATTCCTAAAGGATTAATCCTTCTAAGATTAATTCCTACGGCTACCCATACCCTGGAAGATATTGATGCGACATTGCAGGCATTTGAGGCTATTAGAGAACGTTTGGAAAATGGAACTTATAAACGGTTGTCAGCCGCTGTTGCTGCAGCTATGGGACAATAA
- a CDS encoding PLP-dependent cysteine synthase family protein — protein MKQQAQVFNNVLELVGKTPLIKLNRITADFKGDYYAKVEAFNPGHSTKDRIALHIIEEAERQGILKPGDTIIETTSGNTGFSIAMVSIIKGYECILAVSSKSSADKIDMLKALGAQVYVCPAHVSADDPRSYYQVAKRLHSEIKGSIYINQYFNQLNIDAHYNSTGPEIWEQTKGEITHLVACSGTGGTISGTAKFLKEQNPNIKVIGVDAYGSVLKKYHETREFDEKEIYPYRIEGLGKNLIPTATDFDVIDQFVKVTDEDSAHTAREICKTEGLFVGYTSGAAMQAIKQLEEEGTIEENAKVVVIFPDHGSRYMSKIYSDKWMEEQGFFDSKSAIHEDIQYIK, from the coding sequence ATGAAACAACAGGCACAGGTGTTTAATAATGTGTTGGAACTTGTAGGGAAGACACCACTTATTAAATTAAACAGGATAACCGCCGATTTCAAAGGCGATTATTACGCAAAAGTTGAAGCTTTTAATCCAGGTCACTCCACAAAAGACCGAATAGCCCTCCACATTATTGAAGAAGCTGAAAGACAAGGTATACTTAAACCTGGAGATACAATTATCGAAACTACTTCTGGTAACACAGGATTTAGTATTGCTATGGTTAGCATTATTAAAGGTTACGAATGTATCCTTGCGGTAAGTTCAAAATCTTCGGCTGATAAAATAGATATGTTGAAGGCCCTTGGTGCTCAGGTCTATGTTTGTCCCGCACATGTTAGTGCAGACGATCCAAGGTCTTATTATCAGGTTGCCAAAAGATTACATAGCGAAATAAAGGGTTCCATTTATATAAATCAATATTTTAATCAATTAAATATTGATGCGCATTATAACTCTACAGGTCCTGAAATTTGGGAGCAAACCAAAGGAGAAATTACGCATTTGGTTGCTTGTAGCGGTACTGGTGGAACTATTTCTGGTACGGCTAAATTTTTAAAGGAACAAAATCCAAATATCAAAGTAATAGGTGTTGATGCCTATGGCTCGGTTTTAAAAAAGTATCATGAAACTCGTGAATTCGACGAGAAAGAAATTTATCCTTACCGAATTGAAGGTCTAGGTAAAAACCTTATTCCTACAGCTACTGATTTTGATGTTATCGATCAATTTGTGAAGGTTACAGACGAAGATAGTGCCCATACGGCTAGAGAAATTTGCAAGACGGAAGGATTGTTCGTTGGTTACACTTCAGGTGCTGCTATGCAGGCCATTAAACAATTGGAGGAAGAAGGGACAATTGAAGAAAATGCTAAAGTAGTGGTTATTTTTCCAGACCATGGTTCACGTTATATGAGTAAAATATATAGTGATAAGTGGATGGAGGAACAGGGCTTCTTCGATAGCAAAAGCGCAATTCATGAGGATATACAGTATATAAAGTAA
- a CDS encoding S9 family peptidase, whose translation MIDNELKPPIAKKIPKKLLIHDDLRIDNYYWLNERENPEVIQYLEKENAYCDGMTAHTKGFQEELFQEMKARIKEDDESVPYKYNGYWYIVKYEIGKDYPIYTRKKEELSATEELLFDCNEMAIGHDYFKMVGLSVSPDNKLIAFGLDLVGRREYTLKVKNLDTGEILKDSIDNTTGTAAWANDNATIFYTKKNPITLRSESIMKHLLHTDAKMDEQVFFESDDTFGVTVYKSKSRKYLVIASFSTLTNEYRILEADKPNEPFRVFQERISGLEYSISHYKDHFYVVTNADDAFNFKLMKTPETATTKENWEDLIPHRVDTLLEDIDIFKNYLVVSERSNGLNQIKVSAWDGSQNYYLPFESETYTAYTTTNVEFDTDILRFSYNSLTTPSSIFDFNMTTLSSQLMKEQPVLGGKFDKKNYTSQRVWASARDGKLVPISMVYRKDTKVGKETPLLLYAYGSYGSTIDPYFSTVRLSLLDRGFIYAIAHIRGGEYLGRPWYEDGKMLFKKNTFNDFIDCSKHLIENDFTSSNHLYAMGGSAGGLLMGVVINEAPELYNGVVAAVPFVDVVTTMLDDSIPLTTGEYDEWGNPNEEKFYWYLKSYSPYDNVQPQVYPNMLVTAGLHDSQVQYWEPAKWVAKLREMKVDKNLLLLKTNMKAGHGGASGRFEALREDAEEFAFILDLEGINK comes from the coding sequence ATGATTGATAACGAGCTTAAACCTCCAATAGCAAAAAAAATACCGAAGAAACTATTAATCCATGACGATCTTAGGATTGATAATTATTATTGGCTAAATGAACGTGAAAACCCCGAGGTTATTCAATATTTAGAAAAAGAAAATGCTTATTGTGACGGGATGACTGCTCATACCAAGGGCTTTCAGGAAGAACTTTTTCAAGAAATGAAAGCTAGGATAAAGGAGGATGATGAATCTGTGCCATACAAGTACAATGGGTATTGGTATATCGTTAAATATGAAATAGGGAAAGATTATCCGATTTATACTCGAAAAAAGGAAGAATTGTCCGCAACAGAAGAATTGTTATTCGATTGTAATGAAATGGCAATTGGCCATGATTACTTCAAGATGGTAGGCCTAAGTGTGAGTCCGGATAATAAGTTGATTGCCTTTGGTTTAGATTTGGTAGGCAGACGAGAATACACCTTGAAAGTAAAAAATCTTGATACAGGAGAAATATTAAAGGACAGCATTGACAATACTACCGGGACTGCGGCATGGGCAAATGATAATGCCACAATATTTTACACCAAGAAGAACCCAATAACCCTACGTTCTGAAAGTATCATGAAGCATTTGTTACATACTGATGCTAAAATGGACGAACAGGTATTTTTTGAGTCTGATGATACGTTTGGCGTTACAGTATATAAATCTAAATCTCGCAAATACCTAGTCATTGCGAGTTTCAGCACTTTGACTAATGAGTACCGGATATTGGAGGCTGATAAGCCCAACGAGCCCTTTAGAGTGTTTCAAGAAAGAATCTCTGGGTTAGAATATTCGATATCCCATTACAAGGATCATTTTTATGTGGTGACCAATGCTGATGATGCCTTTAACTTTAAACTAATGAAAACGCCAGAAACGGCAACCACTAAAGAGAATTGGGAGGACCTTATTCCTCATAGAGTTGATACCCTTTTGGAGGACATCGACATTTTTAAGAACTATTTGGTGGTTAGTGAGCGCAGTAACGGATTAAACCAAATTAAGGTTTCTGCATGGGATGGTAGCCAAAATTATTATCTGCCTTTTGAAAGCGAAACCTATACTGCTTATACTACAACGAATGTTGAATTTGATACGGATATCCTACGTTTTTCATACAATTCATTAACTACACCAAGTTCTATTTTCGACTTTAATATGACAACTCTATCATCTCAATTGATGAAAGAACAGCCGGTTCTCGGAGGAAAATTTGATAAGAAAAATTATACTTCACAGAGGGTTTGGGCATCAGCAAGGGATGGGAAACTAGTGCCAATTTCTATGGTTTACCGTAAAGACACCAAGGTTGGAAAAGAAACGCCTTTATTGCTTTATGCTTATGGTTCTTATGGTTCGACCATAGATCCCTATTTTTCTACGGTAAGACTTAGCTTATTGGATAGAGGTTTTATTTATGCAATTGCCCATATTAGAGGAGGTGAATATTTGGGTAGACCTTGGTATGAAGATGGGAAGATGCTTTTTAAAAAGAATACGTTTAACGATTTTATAGATTGTTCCAAACATCTCATTGAGAATGATTTTACTTCCTCCAATCATTTATATGCCATGGGAGGTAGTGCAGGAGGGTTGTTAATGGGTGTTGTGATCAATGAAGCACCAGAATTGTATAATGGTGTAGTGGCTGCGGTTCCTTTTGTTGACGTGGTAACAACTATGTTAGATGACAGTATTCCACTTACGACGGGAGAATATGATGAATGGGGGAACCCAAATGAGGAGAAATTTTACTGGTATTTAAAGTCCTATTCTCCATACGACAATGTACAGCCTCAAGTATATCCGAATATGCTGGTAACAGCTGGTTTACACGATTCACAGGTACAATATTGGGAACCAGCAAAGTGGGTGGCAAAATTGCGTGAAATGAAGGTTGATAAAAATTTATTATTGTTGAAAACTAACATGAAAGCGGGTCATGGTGGGGCTTCAGGACGCTTTGAAGCTCTTAGGGAGGATGCTGAAGAGTTCGCTTTTATATTAGACTTGGAAGGTATTAATAAGTAA
- a CDS encoding YbaB/EbfC family nucleoid-associated protein, which translates to MFGDMMGMMNKLKETQQKVENTKERLNTVLLDEESNGGLVKVTITANRTIKKIEIDNELLEDKEMLEDYLILTLNKAIERATSINEAELAAVAKEGMPDIPGMDLFK; encoded by the coding sequence ATGTTTGGAGATATGATGGGTATGATGAATAAACTCAAAGAAACCCAACAAAAAGTAGAAAACACCAAAGAACGGCTAAACACAGTTCTTTTGGACGAAGAAAGCAATGGCGGCCTAGTTAAAGTAACAATTACGGCAAACAGGACTATCAAAAAAATTGAGATTGACAATGAATTATTAGAGGATAAAGAAATGTTGGAAGATTATTTAATTCTAACATTAAATAAAGCAATTGAAAGGGCTACCTCTATTAATGAGGCTGAACTTGCGGCTGTTGCCAAGGAGGGAATGCCAGATATTCCTGGTATGGATTTATTTAAGTAA
- a CDS encoding META domain-containing protein gives MKLSRLKFSIYVFALVLVASCNKAKEEKQEEAFEESTETTIPLGDNSQVSLDWNGTYNGILPCSDCIGIQTELTIHNDGKYVYKQKYLGKDGNIASANGSIQWDNSGSYITLNEVEGSPRFSVQEGQVVMVDGEGNGLEAQENGAYLLIQNNLRGRDLTGNYWKLSELNGKEITENDYQNEPYLILYTSGDRVFGNSGCNTFRGGYEMMEGNRLKFSGMASTMMACAKDKIESDFLKLLENVDNYAIAGDTLSLNKARMAPLAKFVSVNLE, from the coding sequence ATGAAACTTAGTAGGTTAAAATTTTCAATTTATGTCTTTGCCCTCGTTTTAGTTGCAAGCTGTAATAAAGCAAAGGAAGAAAAGCAAGAAGAAGCTTTTGAGGAATCAACTGAAACAACTATTCCATTGGGTGATAATTCACAGGTCTCGTTAGATTGGAATGGAACATATAACGGCATCTTACCCTGTTCAGATTGCATTGGCATTCAAACTGAATTAACTATCCACAATGATGGGAAATATGTTTACAAACAAAAGTATTTAGGAAAAGATGGAAACATCGCATCAGCAAATGGTTCAATACAGTGGGATAATAGTGGAAGTTACATTACATTAAATGAAGTTGAAGGTTCCCCTCGTTTTTCCGTGCAAGAAGGGCAAGTGGTAATGGTAGATGGCGAAGGTAATGGTCTCGAAGCTCAGGAAAATGGAGCATATCTACTAATACAGAACAATCTTAGAGGTAGAGATTTAACAGGAAATTATTGGAAATTATCTGAATTAAATGGTAAAGAAATTACGGAAAATGATTATCAAAATGAACCCTATTTAATCCTTTATACAAGTGGTGATAGAGTCTTCGGTAACAGCGGCTGTAACACCTTTAGGGGCGGTTATGAAATGATGGAAGGTAATCGTTTAAAATTTTCTGGTATGGCATCTACCATGATGGCTTGTGCCAAAGATAAAATTGAATCAGATTTTTTGAAGTTATTAGAAAATGTGGATAATTATGCTATTGCGGGGGATACACTTTCATTGAATAAGGCCCGAATGGCACCATTGGCAAAATTTGTTTCAGTTAACTTGGAATAA
- a CDS encoding threonine aldolase family protein, with protein MMIDLRSDTVTVPTEGMLQAMMSAKVGDDVYKEDPTINELEIRLAEIFGMEKALFFPTGTMANQTAIKLHTNPGDQVICDKDAHIYNYEGGGASFNSGVSCKLLNGHRGMFTADQVKAAINPPDFYHSPLTALVEVENTANRGGGSCWDYEELVKIKSICDEHKLGYHLDGARIWNALVESPARPKDYGKIFDSISVCLSKGLGCPIGSVLIGGEEIMQNALRIRKILGGGMRQVGYLGAAGLFALDHHLDRVKEDHRRAKEIGKSLTQLEYIEEVQPVETNIIIFTLKDPQNEKLFLQTLKSLGVILSGMGSGKLRIVTHLDYTQEMHEEFLEILSSLGLEEKMA; from the coding sequence ATTATGATTGATTTAAGAAGTGATACAGTTACCGTCCCTACAGAAGGGATGTTACAGGCAATGATGTCTGCTAAAGTTGGGGATGATGTTTACAAGGAAGACCCAACGATTAATGAATTGGAAATACGCTTAGCGGAAATTTTTGGTATGGAGAAAGCCTTGTTTTTTCCAACGGGTACAATGGCAAATCAAACTGCAATTAAACTACACACCAATCCAGGCGACCAAGTAATATGTGATAAAGATGCTCATATCTACAACTACGAAGGTGGTGGTGCTTCTTTTAATAGCGGTGTTTCTTGTAAGTTATTGAACGGCCATAGAGGTATGTTTACAGCCGATCAGGTAAAGGCTGCAATTAATCCTCCAGATTTTTACCATAGTCCATTAACGGCCTTAGTTGAGGTTGAAAATACTGCAAATAGGGGAGGTGGTTCGTGTTGGGATTATGAGGAATTGGTAAAGATTAAAAGTATTTGTGACGAACATAAATTAGGCTATCATCTGGATGGAGCTCGAATTTGGAACGCATTAGTGGAGTCACCTGCTCGTCCTAAAGATTATGGAAAAATTTTCGACTCCATTTCGGTTTGTTTAAGTAAGGGGTTAGGTTGTCCTATAGGATCTGTGTTGATTGGTGGTGAAGAGATTATGCAGAACGCCTTGAGAATTAGAAAAATTTTAGGTGGAGGTATGAGACAGGTGGGATATTTGGGGGCCGCTGGATTATTTGCTTTAGACCATCATTTGGATAGGGTAAAGGAAGATCATAGGCGTGCAAAAGAAATAGGTAAGTCATTAACTCAGTTGGAGTATATTGAAGAAGTGCAGCCTGTTGAAACTAATATTATCATCTTCACCTTAAAAGATCCCCAAAATGAAAAATTGTTTTTACAAACCCTTAAAAGCTTGGGGGTTATTTTAAGTGGTATGGGAAGCGGGAAATTAAGAATAGTAACCCATCTTGATTATACCCAAGAAATGCACGAAGAATTTTTGGAAATTCTGTCCTCTTTGGGGTTAGAAGAAAAAATGGCCTAA